A stretch of DNA from Tachysurus vachellii isolate PV-2020 chromosome 4, HZAU_Pvac_v1, whole genome shotgun sequence:
GCCTGATTGGAGTGTAGACAAACTTTTAGAATAACTCTGTGTTATCACTCATAAGATTACGTGTAAATGGTGTGAAAACAGCTCAAACTGATCGTTTTTCTAAGAAGGGAAACGATTCAGAAACGTCTTTCGGTACGACGAcgatatatttttgtgtgtgttattagttGAATTTGAATACATAAGCAGTGAGATATAATCATATTAAACAAGTTAACGTAACTGCTTTTACTGTTATAGTAttttgaatatgaaataaatgtaattttaacgTTTATTTTTCTGAGTAGATGTGAAGGAGGATCTGTCCAGCAGGAAGAAAAGGGGCGTGTCTCACCGTGATGACGAGGGAAACGCCATGGAGACGTTTGTCGCACAGATGACCGTGTTCGATAAGAACAGGTGAGAGACGAGCGGCTCGTTTGGTATCGCTCTGGATTGTTATGAAGATGCGTGttaaatctttctttctctttgtcctcATTCTCCTctttgtcacccaaatgaggatgaggttcccctttgtatctggttcctctcaaggtttcttcctcttccgtctaagggagtttttccttgacacagtcacctcagtcacctcaggcttgttcattggggattaaatacaaacacatttaaatatatctaatattaatcttggatctttgtataaatctttctataataaactttttgtacatttcaatatttcttatgttctgttaggctgctttgagacaatgttcattgttaaaagtgctataaaaaaaaatttgaattgttgtgcgtgtgtgtggtgtgtgtgtgcgggtgcgCGTATGtgttgtgtgcgcgtgtgtgttgtgtgcgcgtgtgtatatgtgtgtgtgcgtgcacgcgtgtgttgtgtgcacatgtgtatatgtgtgtgtgcgtgcgcgtgtgtatatgtgtgtgtgttgtgtgcgcgtgtgtatatgtgtgtgtgtgtgtgcgtgcgcgtgtgtgttgtgttccaGGCGACTGCAGCTGCTGGACGGTGAGTATGAAGTGTCGATGCAGCAGATAGAAGACTGTCCTGTCAGTAAGAAAAGAGCCACATGGGAAACCATCCTGGACGGAAAGGTTTGTTCTCACTTATTTTTAAAcatctgtgtttttgtaaacGGAGTCTGTTAGGAcgtttacactgtacacaagtTCGACTTTTGTGTCGTTTCTGTTATGTGAAAAATTCCACTGAAATTATATCTTCACTATAACATCACTACAACTAAACAGGATTCTTGTTAttctgggtttgtttgtttgtttgttaattaattgtatttatttgtgcagAGGTTGCCTCCATTTGAAACATTCTCTCAGGGACCAACTCTACAGTTCACACTACGCTGGACAGGTGACCCCAACGACCCTTCCACAGCTCCTGTAGCTAAACCGCTCTCAACGCGTAACTCTGACGCCAGTGGCCCCGACATTCGCACCCCCACCCTCAGATCTGCCCCAGCAGGTAAAGTACAAATGAATGCTATAAGTGttgtaaaaatgtgtttaaagcATTTAACGTAGCAGACGTTTTGCTCATTAGTAGTGAAAGACTCGGTGAACAGCAGCAGTAGTACCGGCGGAGGTGGAGGTGGTGCAGGAGGTGGTGTTCAGACGAGGAGGGAGCAGACTGTCTCTGAACCCAGACAGAAACTCCGCATTTTCTATCAGGTGTCATTTGTGTTCTTAGTGACAGTTTTAAGACATACCATAAAATTtagatgtaaaataaatgtggatattctttctttctctttctttctttttttctttctttctttctttctggtaGTTTCTGTATAACAATAACACACGACAACAGACAGAGGCCCGTGATGACCTGCACTGTCCGTGGTGCACACTGAACTGCCAGAAACTGTACAGCCTCCTCAAACACCTCAAACTTTCTCACAGCCGCTTCATCTTCAACTACGTGGTGAGTTCAGGCTTTGCTGGAAATTCCATCAGGACTGTTTATGTTGGAGTAAACGTTAAGGTGTTCGTACTGCATGCTAAAATGCTGTAAGTCCATAGTTACCATGACAACTGGTTATTTCTCCAAGCCTTGTTCAGACTGTATTAGTGTTTAATGtaacagtatatatttatttatttatttcccccctttttttccctctgtacaCTCAGAACCTCTcgcttttttataataaaacaatcGTAAAACATACTCGCTTTTTAAACAGGGTTTAAGGGAACTTAAGTTGGGTTCGTAGCACAGGTATCGACATGGCGTGGCATCGGAAACACCCTCTACGTGTTAAcggtgtgtgttaaaatgttgtACACGGTGAAGACACGCAAATGTGTGACTTTTATCCCACGTTAATATATCAAAAATAACCGTAAACGTTTGGAACGTCCTGTTCGAATAAGTTGGtgttatttatatagtataaagAATATCTTTCATTTTTGTACGTCTCGCTTTCCCACTCAGCCGCATTCCAAAGGGGCGAGAATAGACGTGTCCATAAACGAATGTTACGACGGCTCGTACGTGGGAAATCCTCAGGACATCCACAGCCAGCCGGGATTCGCCTTCAGTCGCAACGGCCCCGTCAAGAGGACCGCCGTCACGCACATCCTCGTCTGCAGGTGTGAcccaatcagagagcagctcTACAGAGAACTCTTGCATTCACTTGCTATGACAGGTTATCGTGAAGCCTTTGACTTCAAAGATCTAACACTCCGGTTGTGTCCGTCAGGCCCAAGCGTACGAAGCCGAGCCTGTCGGAATTCCTGGAGTCGGAGGACGGGGAGCCGGAGCAGCAGAGGACGTACGTGAGCGGACATAACCGTCTGTACTTCCACAGTGACAGCTGCATGCCGCTGCGTCCTCAGGAGATGGACGTGGACAGCGAAGACGAGAGAGACCCTGAATGGCTGAGAGAGAAAACCTCCACAGTAAGAAAGCTCCAGAGATTCTAATTGGTTATTTATGTAAATCCTCTTTGTCTGATGTTACATACGTTATACAAACACAATGTTAGCAAAATGTAGTGTAGCTTCATATCGAGGGTTTATCGGTGTACTTCATTAAttaccttattgtttctatagtaacaacttgtATACTGGGACTTATATGGCAGATAAAAAGTGTTCCTCTTTAATACATCTGCAGCAAATCGAGGAATTCACAGACGTCAACGAGGGAGAAAAGGAGGTGATGAAGCTGTGGAACCTCCATGTCATGAAACACGGGTAAGCCCGGGGATTTCATTTTGTAAGATACgtgaaaattaaacatttaaatggttGTGCGTCGAGAAATTCTGTGTCACTTCTTCTCCAGGTTTATAGCAGATAACCAGATGAACCAGGCCATCATGCTGTTTGTGGAGAACTGTGGTCCTCACATCGCACACAGGAACCTGTGGCGCAACTTCCTGCTTCACCTAGTGAGCATGCACGACTTCAACTTGGTCACCACGGCGACCATCGACCGGGCCATGACGCGGCTACGGGAGATCCAGGCCGAGCTGCCCAAGCAGGAGGAAAGCGCCTGTAACGGCCACGCCGTCTCCTCAGGGTTCTCCCTGCACGGCAAACGCACCAAGAGCGCCGTCACTGACTGAACGCAGAACGCCTCTGAATCTCCAAAAGTCAACTCCGCTTTGGTTCAGTGCCAAATTATCACAACCTGGAGCGCCATATTCTAGAGCTAGACCTTCAGTCATTGGAGTCACACACAACTTGCTATTAGGATCACAACTTTCGCTAAAgacgttttattttttgtttatttttaattattttaattttagaaaGCGCTGAAAGTGCTGGTTTTTTAGAACAAAACGAAGCTGCCGGTTAAAATTTGCTGCTACGTTCCCAAAATTAGCACAGCACAAAGAATTGAGAAATtacttcttttttaaaattttttttttttttttttttttttttacaaaaactgtttattttcccataaattttctagatttaaaacacttagaaataaatgttttagagCTGAAGCTAAAATTCTAGGCCGAGACTAGCGGCTGACGTTCTGAAAAATATTCATTAGTTTTCGGTGCTGCTcgagaaagctttttttttttttttttccaggttttgTAGAAGTCACTAAACAGAAAAAGCTAAAGTTAGACGATTTACAGCTCTAACCGATGCTATTAAAAACACTCGACCGTTCTGAGCCAGAGCCGAGTTGATTTTAGAGAACAAAAGGACGTTTTCGACTCGAACGCTGGTTTTAAAAACTGAAGCAGCTttttgatggatttgtttttttttttcacacaacacTGAGActctgtttgttgtttgttttatattttttagtttgttttctcTGTGCATTTGGCTCCAGATTCTTTCCTATCTATATCATTAACTCTAGATAGGACAAACTGCCAGCtctgattatttttatgttttgttttttttttacagtccaTTAGCACTTCACTTGTTTAGTGATTTTTATTCTCTCGTGTACGGCCATGAAGCATGAGCTGATGCCCAAAAAATCAGGgttttgtttttgggttttttttttaatgatgactTTTCTGAGTGTGGCACTTTTGCCTCTTCCTTTTCagcattattaattaattgcttAATTAATCAGCAATATTATCTGAGCTCTGCTTGTATTTTTGCCAGATAACGTTGCACGAGGAACAAAATCGGACAGCTGTTAGGAATAAacacatggatggatggatgaaaagaGGGACAGAGCATCACAACAAACcttctgatgattttttttttctacagacagccgaacaggaggccAGCTGGATAGTTGGATCCGATCAGGAGGTTAAACTAGAATccagtaaataaatgtgttgtaCTTTATAAAATGCCAAAGcactcatttttttccccttctctcAGTTACACAGTGTATATTTCaaattgtaaaagaaaaatcgCCTAGGTTTCCCTGTAACGTGGAAAtatgacaaattaaaaatattttaaaatgagacGAAGTGTTTGGTCGCaattttgttgtattgtttatttcacaAATGAAAACCAAACCCACAGGTGACGACGTGAGGATGGAGGATCGTAATGGGTTTAATGTTAATCTGTATAAATCGACTCTGAACTGAAACCTCCATCACCTACATTTgtagatgttaaaaaaaacaaaaaaattaaatacataaataactaGAAAAAACAAAGTCGGAATATTTCATGTTTGTTGtgaggttatttatttaaaaggttttatttataaacttgGCATAACGGGGTCGTGACGTCACTGATTTCTGAAGCTAAATCTcacggttttttttttttgttaaaactcACTTTAATGtcttaattaatataattttatagtaatatttacttttataatattttgctCTTGAAGTTCAAGCTTTGTGCAAAACCGGGTGGTGGTTTACGTAACGGGCGTCTTGACGTCATCACTCAGTCGGGCTGTGATTGGTCAGTACGACACGACGTCTCCGGCGCGAATCCGCTAGCGTTACAAAACCGACACTTTCGGTAAAGATTATTTTACTGGTTTTCAAAGCGCGATAAAGAGATTTAGAGATTTAGAGAACAAGATTTCGGCAAATTATCGtttattaatacataaaaattagGCTTGGGGGCCTGTAAATGTGGCACAATGTTTACTAGTGAGGACGTGTTCGTGTAAACAGACCTCAGGTCAGTGGCACAGAGAATTACTGAGGAACACAACGTTAACTGTCTGAGGAGGAACTGATCCAGGAACAGGATTACTGAGGAACACAACATCAACTGTCTGAGGAGATCCTGATCCAGGAACAGAGGATTACTGAGGAACACAACGTTAACTGTCTGAGGTGGAACTGATCCAGGAACAGAGGATTACTGAGGAACACAACATCAACTGTCTGAGGAGGAACTGATCCAGGAACAGAGGATTACTGAAGAACACAAGATGAACAGACTGAGAAGAGCAAACAGGATCAAACAGTCTGATCTGGTGTGGAGTGAGTATGAAGTGATCAGACCTGAATGTTCACACAAAAGCACCATGAAGGACACAACACCTGGTGCACGCCGTTCTCCTCCAAACCGAGGTCTCCTCCTCCACATGAAGACATCTCTAGGTCAGAAACAACCTGAAATGAATTCAGAGTCCAACGCTTTGTGCCATCAGCAGTTATTCATCCTCACAGATGAAGCTGGAAGTCTGAGAAAGACTGGAGCACAAGCTGGAACAAGTGACCTGGGTGGACATGaagggagcaagagagaaaagaacacCTCACTTTGTTCTTATTCCAAATCTACACCACCATCACAGAGTCTCCGACTGAGGGTGAGGGTCCGAGCGAGGTCACTGCTCCCACCCTGATGTTTattatagagaattaatcaacacctgaccaccaatcagagtccaggtCAGGAAGGGTTGAGgttttttattctgatgttttgtTTCCTCTTCAGTGTCACAGATCATCAGAGTTTTTTACAGATGCCCACTCCAGAGAAGAGTTCCTGAAGCAGGTCCACGCTCAGAACCCACGCTTCCCGGTCCAACGCTTGTACAAGACACTGTTAAAGAGACTCGGTGAGTTtgcacaaaatatatatataaaaaggttaaacacaaaaaaatgcaaagctGGTTTTGGTTCCTCTGTTAAGTTTCACGGTTTACTACAGGCGAAAGTAAAAGCTCCCCGGTCGTCACGGCAACCGGAAAGAGGAAACGCGAAGAGGAATCTGACGTCGACGAACATCTTCGTAAACGCAGACGATCGATTCAGAACGACTCTGTGACCATAAACGTGTCAGAAGGTCATGTGACCTCAGGACACAGAGCCGTCAGCAGGAACAGACTGAGGAGAAAACAGGCACCCGTGCAGGACGCAGCCGTAGACGAGTCACGTCAGAACGAGGGCCGTGTGAGACGTGACGACGGTGTGGGACCTGAAGACGGAGTAGGACACGACGAGGACGTGCCCTGGACGGAGAAGTTTCGTCCTCGGAGCTCCGATGAGGTGGTTGGGAACGAGGCCGCAGTAAGGAAACTGTACAGGTGAGCGGTGTGAGCGAGGATGATGTCGActtacacaaaactacaatcgTACCGTATCACTTTAGTTTATGAGCTGTTTtcttgttgccatggtgacagcTGGCTGAAGGAGTGGAGGATAAGAGCGGAtgtggaggagaggaggaaaagACGAGAGGAGCGTCGGATGAAGGAGGAGAGTgatggtaacacacacacactcacacacaacaagaGCAGCTCGATACACAGACATGAATAAGACATCTGTGTATATGGTGCTAATTGGAATCCATAAACTACATTAGTGTTAcaccacctgtctgtctgatcgtGTTCAGGGTCGTGGGACTGCGGGGATTTTGAAGGTGACCCGCGGATGGAGGAGTGTGAAGGTGAGCTGTGTAACACGCTGCTGATCCACGGACCTACAGGAGCAGGAAAGAGCGCGGCCGTGTTTGCCTGTGCAGAGCAGCTGGGCtttaaagtacacacacacaggcacacacacacacacaggcacacacacacacacaggcacacacacacacaggcacacacacacacacaggcacacacacacacacacacacaggcacacacacacacacaggcacacacacacacaggcacacacacacacacaggcacacacacacacacacacacacaggcacacacacacacacacaggcacacacacacacaggcacacacacacaggcacacacacacacacacacacaggcacacacacaggcacacaggcacacacacacaggcacacacacacacacacacacaggcacacacacacacacaggcacacacacacaggcacacacacacaggcgcacacacacacacaggcacacacacacacacaggcacacacacacacaggcacacacacaggcacacacacaggcacacacacacacacacaggcacacacacacacacacaggcacacacacacacacaggcacacacacacacaggcacacacacacaggcacaaacacacacaggcgcacacacacacacacaggcacacacacacagacacacacacacatgcacacaggcatgcacacaggcacacacacacacaggcacacacacacaggcacacacacacacacacacacaggcgcacacactcaggcacacgcacacacgcacacacacacacacacacacacacacacacacacacatgcacacaggcatgcacacaggcacacacacacacaggcacacacacacgcagcttaTATGAATTATAAGCTTCATATTTGAATCCACTACAAGTTCTTTgatgtaaggtgtgtgtgcgtgtgtgtgtgcgtgtgtgtgtgtgtgcaggtgttgGAGGTGAACAGCTCGTCCATGCGCTCCGGTCGTCTCGTCTTGTCTCAGCTCAGAGAGTCGACTCAGAGTCACCAGGTGGGGGCGCCACAGTGCTccgtttctctctcacacacacctgctgcagCGTCACGTGAGTTCACACACGTTCTTCACCTCTATTCGTTTTTCTTCGTCTTCTGTGAGCTGCTTTCATCAGAATAATGATGAAATTCCCCCCATCACCATTTGTAAACCCATTACAACTTCCTGTTTACTTCCTATAAATATCTACAAGCTTCCACTCATCTGAAAGATTTAATTTCACACATCAGACTGAGGATTTagtttgaaatgtaaatgtttttgttttagaaaaagAAGCTCCACAGAAATCCGTCTCTTCGTACAGAAACCCGTCGCTGATCTCTGGAGCTGCTTCCAGAAAGAAACGACAGAAATCTGTCACACTTACACGTTACTTTAGTAAAACTGGAAAACATGTGAACAAACACTCTAAACGTCCTCAAGACacaagaggtgtgtgtgagtgagtgtttgtgagtgagtgtttgtgagtgtgtgtgtgtgtgagtgtgaatgtgtgtgtgagagtgtgaatgtgtgtgagtgtgtttgtgtgagtgagtgtgaatgagtttgtgtgagtttgtgtgagtgtgtgtgtgtgtgtgagtgtttgtgtgagtgagtgtgtgtgtgtgtgagtgtttgtgtgagtgtttgtgtgagtgagtgtgaatgtgtgagtgtttgtgtgagtgagtgtgtgtgtgagtgtttgtgtgagtgagtgtgaatgtgtgagtgtgtgtgtgtgtgtgagtgtttgtgtgagtgagtgtgaatgtgtgagtgtttgtgtgagtgagtgtgaatgtgtgagtgagtgtgtgtgtgagtgtttgtgaatgtgtgagtgagtgtgagtgagtgtgagtgagtgtgagtgagtgtgagtgtgtgtgtgagtgtgtgtgagtgagtgagtatgtgtgagagtgtgagtgtgtgtgtgtgtgttttatataaaatcacTTATAATTATCAGTAGTCaacaaaaatattggcaccctgtgGGGGTTCCTTTGGGACAGAAACATTCATTCTTATTTATAACACAGTTCAGAATAACGTgtcctttatttataaaactattCCACATAAATATTTCTGCGTGAGCTGTAACAAAGTCTTTTCAGCTGCTGGTGAGGTCCCACTTTACGAGTCACGGGACACAAAGGGCAGGACGGCACCGATATCACTCATACTGTTCGAGGAGGTGAGTTCGGGACTCCGACCGGTGCTCAGACGTcgtcgtttccatagcaacggCTCGCCGACAGGGACGTAATACGATTAACTGTTATGAGATGTTTGCTGGCTGCAGGTGGACGTCGTCTTCGAGGAGGACGTGGGGTTTCTCACAGCCGTGAAGTCTTTAATGTGCACCACCAAGAGACCCATCGTCCTGACAACCAACGGTGAGCTCCACTCAGAGCAGCAACAGTAACCACAAGCTTTAAATGCTGTATAgaaaatatcatatatatatatatataatgtcataTAACTGTATGATAAagtatttgtgttattttaaatctaatcgggggggtcacggtgtcttagtggttatcacgttcacctcacacctccagggttgggggttcgattcccacctccaccttgtgtgtgtggagtttgcatgttctccccgtgcctcgggggtttcctccgggtactccggtttcctcccccggtccaaagacatgcatggaaggttgattggcatctctggaaaattgtccgtagtgtgtgattgcgtgagtgaataagagtgtgtgtgtgtgtgtgtgtgtgccctgtgatgggttggcactccgtccagggtatcctgccttgatgcccgatgacgcctgagataggcacaggctccccgtgacccgaggtagttcggataagcggtagaagatgaatgagtgagtgagagtgtgtgagtgtaatcgAAAGAAAGCACAAATGTTTTTCGTCACCTTTTGCAGATCCGTCGTTCGGCGAATCGTTTGATGGTCATTTCGAGAAGGTTCGGTTCAAAACACCTGCAACGGTAAAGCAACTGAACACGTCTATAGACTACAGACTACACGATAGATACAGTCATTaacttattgtgtgtgtgtgtgtgtgtttaaggagaGCATCGTGAGCTacctacagtgtgtgtgtgtggtacaggGCGTGAAGCCGGACCCCAAACACATCCGCTTCATGCTTCAGGAAAATAAAGGAGACGTGAGGAAGAGTGTGTTAGAGCTGGAAATGTGGGCGAGAAGTGGAGCTgggaacacacaccatcatctaCACAACAGAGCACTCACTGTGagtgttataaacacacacacacacttcaaataaAAAGGTTCACATGCTCCTTGTTAAAGATTTAACTgtatacgcgtgtgtgtgtgtgtgtgttgggttgtTATAGTGTAGGTCTTACGCTGAGTTGGAAATCAGTGGCTGTGTGGATGTGCTGGTGGACAGCTGGAGAAAAGGGCGGAGCCTGTTCTACTCAAACCTGGATCTTCTTTTAGCCCCGCCCACTGCTGGAAAAGCAGATCAAAGCACCTTTGATCAAAACACAGTTTGCACGAGGATTCAGAAGGAGATAAATAACGACGCGTCTCGGTCCGACTCGGTTAAACGTCTGAAAACAAAGCCCTCAAATCCTGCACTCCGATTGGACAGAACGAAACAGACGAACCAATCAGCTGCTGAGGATGAAGGGGTTTCTAAAGTGGCCTCTGTGGCACAATTTTTCGACACCATGTCTTTTATAGACTCGTATCTTCGCTCTCAGCCGCGTCGTACATCTGGACCTCTGGGAGCCAGAACAGCCGACGGTTTACTGGACGAGCCGAGAGAAGACGACGAGGTGGAGATGATGAAGACGTCCAGTTTGGAGAGATGTTACGAGATCCTGGCGGTGGTGGAGGGTTTGGGGTTCTACAGGTGCAGGACGGAGGCGTGTCCCATCGAACGAGTAGATCAGGACGTGACGGGAGGAGAAGAGAGACGGAAAACACACTTCGGCTTTAATTTATCCAGGTTTCATTTGTTGACATTTTGATGATTAAATAGAACTGCTAGTAAAATCCAGGCTACCGCAGCGTGATGCTAACGTTCTGTTCCTCTGGTTGTCTCAGTGAACACAAGTGTGCTGATGTGATACACAGAGCGCTGTGCAGTAAAGCGTTCAGATATCACAGCAATCAGACGGCCGTGTTGACGGAGTATCTGCCCTGTCTGCGCTTCATCTGTACAGAGCAGCAGCACAAACCCAGGTAGTgtttaatctcacacacacacacacacatacacacacactgctgagggAGACAGTCTACAaacataacacactgtaacacacacacacacgagtcgtgtagctctgacactggagcaGGTTCATGTTACTGTTCACAttgatgacattttattttatttgtttgtgtttttattgacaGATTTTCACACTACATCAGAGAGATCGGACTGCAGCTCCCTCAAAGCCTCCTAGACCTGTTAGCATCGCCGCTACGCTAAAGAgtgtaatgtttaatatctgcctcacacacacacgtgtacacacacacgtgcgtacacacacacgtacacacacacatacacacacacacacacgtaaacacacgtgtacacacacacgtacacatgaacacacacgtatgtacacacatgtacacacacacatgtacacacacacacacacacacacacgtgtacacacacacacgtgtacacacacatgtacacacacgtatgtacacacacacacatgcacgcacacacacatgaacacacacgtatgtacacacatgtacacacacacacatgtacacacacacacacatatgtaaacacacatgtacacacacacacacacacaccattttttttcctgtatcaTTTCAGCATGTTTGCAGTCCTGTGAAAGTGTGTAAATTGTCTGCTTCAAAACATGTAAgaaattaaatgttatattttcatattcacTCAGTGGTAAATTCtgttctttttaataaacaattctatacatttttattttagaaccctttaaaacaattacacacgagccaatcagagcacagtggGCGTGTCTACAACTCCACGTCCTTTTATTATTCATCTTTTAAATGAAAACGCATGGAAATCGTTGTACTCAACAATAAATGATTTATG
This window harbors:
- the suz12b gene encoding polycomb protein suz12-B isoform X1; protein product: MAPQKYTGQVVSAAAGGRASGAVCVSAVNAVKKPKMEQIQADHELFLQAFEKPTQIYRFLRTRNLIAPILLHRCLTFMSHRNSRTNANRKAFKVDNMLAKVEKMKGEQESHNVSSHLQLTFTGFFYKNDKPCQNSENEQNSVSLEVLLVKVCHKKRKDVSCPIKQVPTGKKQVPLNPDVKQTKPTSFPTLLVSSTEFEPSNSHMVKSYSLLFRVLRPGKTHSSAYINGETDENMDVKEDLSSRKKRGVSHRDDEGNAMETFVAQMTVFDKNRRLQLLDGEYEVSMQQIEDCPVSKKRATWETILDGKRLPPFETFSQGPTLQFTLRWTGDPNDPSTAPVAKPLSTRNSDASGPDIRTPTLRSAPAVVKDSVNSSSSTGGGGGGAGGGVQTRREQTVSEPRQKLRIFYQFLYNNNTRQQTEARDDLHCPWCTLNCQKLYSLLKHLKLSHSRFIFNYVPHSKGARIDVSINECYDGSYVGNPQDIHSQPGFAFSRNGPVKRTAVTHILVCRPKRTKPSLSEFLESEDGEPEQQRTYVSGHNRLYFHSDSCMPLRPQEMDVDSEDERDPEWLREKTSTQIEEFTDVNEGEKEVMKLWNLHVMKHGFIADNQMNQAIMLFVENCGPHIAHRNLWRNFLLHLVSMHDFNLVTTATIDRAMTRLREIQAELPKQEESACNGHAVSSGFSLHGKRTKSAVTD
- the atad5b gene encoding ATPase family AAA domain-containing protein 5b, which produces MNRLRRANRIKQSDLVWSEYEVIRPECSHKSTMKDTTPGARRSPPNRGLLLHMKTSLGQKQPEMNSESNALCHQQLFILTDEAGSLRKTGAQAGTSDLGGHEGSKREKNTSLCSYSKSTPPSQSLRLRCHRSSEFFTDAHSREEFLKQVHAQNPRFPVQRLYKTLLKRLGESKSSPVVTATGKRKREEESDVDEHLRKRRRSIQNDSVTINVSEGHVTSGHRAVSRNRLRRKQAPVQDAAVDESRQNEGRVRRDDGVGPEDGVGHDEDVPWTEKFRPRSSDEVVGNEAAVRKLYSWLKEWRIRADVEERRKRREERRMKEESDGSWDCGDFEGDPRMEECEGELCNTLLIHGPTGAGKSAAVFACAEQLGFKVLEVNSSSMRSGRLVLSQLRESTQSHQVGAPQCSVSLSHTPAAASQKEAPQKSVSSYRNPSLISGAASRKKRQKSVTLTRYFSKTGKHVNKHSKRPQDTRAAGEVPLYESRDTKGRTAPISLILFEEVDVVFEEDVGFLTAVKSLMCTTKRPIVLTTNDPSFGESFDGHFEKVRFKTPATESIVSYLQCVCVVQGVKPDPKHIRFMLQENKGDVRKSVLELEMWARSGAGNTHHHLHNRALTCRSYAELEISGCVDVLVDSWRKGRSLFYSNLDLLLAPPTAGKADQSTFDQNTVCTRIQKEINNDASRSDSVKRLKTKPSNPALRLDRTKQTNQSAAEDEGVSKVASVAQFFDTMSFIDSYLRSQPRRTSGPLGARTADGLLDEPREDDEVEMMKTSSLERCYEILAVVEGLGFYRCRTEACPIERVDQDVTGGEERRKTHFGFNLSSEHKCADVIHRALCSKAFRYHSNQTAVLTEYLPCLRFICTEQQHKPRFSHYIREIGLQLPQSLLDLLASPLR
- the suz12b gene encoding polycomb protein suz12-B isoform X2, coding for MAPQKYTGQVVSAAAGGRASGAVCVSAVNAVKKPKMEQIQADHELFLQAFEKPTQIYRFLRTRNLIAPILLHRCLTFMSHRNSRTNANRKAFKVDNMLAKVEKMKGEQESHNVSSHLQLTFTGFFYKNDKPCQNSENEQNSVSLEVLLVKVCHKKRKDVSCPIKQVPTGKKQVPLNPDVKQTKPTSFPTLLVSSTEFEPSNSHMVKSYSLLFRVLRPGKTHSSAYINGETDENMDVKEDLSSRKKRGVSHRDDEGNAMETFVAQMTVFDKNRRLQLLDGEYEVSMQQIEDCPVSKKRATWETILDGKRLPPFETFSQGPTLQFTLRWTGDPNDPSTAPVAKPLSTRNSDASGPDIRTPTLRSAPAVKDSVNSSSSTGGGGGGAGGGVQTRREQTVSEPRQKLRIFYQFLYNNNTRQQTEARDDLHCPWCTLNCQKLYSLLKHLKLSHSRFIFNYVPHSKGARIDVSINECYDGSYVGNPQDIHSQPGFAFSRNGPVKRTAVTHILVCRPKRTKPSLSEFLESEDGEPEQQRTYVSGHNRLYFHSDSCMPLRPQEMDVDSEDERDPEWLREKTSTQIEEFTDVNEGEKEVMKLWNLHVMKHGFIADNQMNQAIMLFVENCGPHIAHRNLWRNFLLHLVSMHDFNLVTTATIDRAMTRLREIQAELPKQEESACNGHAVSSGFSLHGKRTKSAVTD